From a single Terriglobales bacterium genomic region:
- a CDS encoding RHS repeat-associated core domain-containing protein: QATGNATINDSNGNVITVTTNSGTTTFTDTLGTTALTASGTPPGNVTYCYPSPTNPSQQTCFTVTYSQYTVQTHFLCSGINEYSSPSPVSFITGITLPGGGSYSIGYEQTPGFGSGYVTGRINSISIPTGAAITYTYTGGNNGVECADGSTAGITRQINNNGSVATWTYTRSGSTPNWTTTVTDPQTNQTQINFKTDTNNLNYYETSRTVTDHTLGLLKTIVTCYNSCNNNALTLPVTDLYTYTEFPNTSGRTSLVHTALDPTYGRVTETDEYDFGSKGSGTQGALLRKTTMQYASLGAIADHPSQVTVYDGNAHVKAQTTYSYDQWGPATTTGTPQHISVSGPRGMLTTLQRWTQGSNWITDQFYYFDTGMLDWRWDPNGSQEYYTYGDCGNSFLTNDSRYGGLHTSAHWDCNGGLLLWTKDENSRQTTYTYGDANYWRATEIDYPDGGQTTFTYYTAAPVPWAVVTTQKIDSGGRTLSTTTQYDGLGRSMLQFSTDPDASGGNDYVGIGYDSLGRVSAVSNPYATTSDPTYGTTVYSYDSLDRITKITRPDNNTVLYSYSGAAVSTQDEGNGNIRVQRISQVDGLGRITSVCELSSNTLVGSNGSPGACGQDIAATGFLTLYTYDSPVNTMQIAQPGLNNRSITYDGLSRVVSETNPESGTTTYFYDTGSPGDLYQRVRPSPNQNAGYTLTTTYSYDQLHRLTQIQYSDNNPSPPYTTPGTTFQYDQTSIWGVTPQNPLGRLTHTYRGSGNSCAGNVLSYDAMGRVVNEWQQTPTQCGGNTTWPVSYSYDYLGNLLSWSNGMGPTLNNTYNTAGRLLTVSSSLSDSSHPNPLLTGASDHPSGVKYNPLAQVVSAKFGDGMSDTLSYDSRGRLSSVLNGNLVYSLGLTYNPNSTVKVSNESYNKKWTYSYDEFNRLQTASKTGQGFSYDYDRYGNRWHQNVTAGSGYNILYSFDANNHITPDNYVTYDAAGNVISDGSNNYTYDAEGMVISANNGNGRYFYDAFNRRVQRIYGSTYDYAYDQQGRVIGVSSGGSMYRGELYAGAWHIGTYFGTGTYFNQLDWLGTERVRADWTGAVYESCQNTPFGDGQTCTGGESSLIHFAGMESDPETNDGDSSVSHTWNRQYSPTEGRWLTADPAAQAVANPGNPQSWNQYSYVMNNPTTFIDPLGLDGSQPSIWINAFCQADPIFCAATPAEAYQLCVFIGLCGDNSSGNTGSGGNGTGSAGPTPSAASNSKPPLSGETNGIPNGFRIPRQNIWNVLLPGSMQCDFGVCVPIGNGVLGGTLSSTFSLDPGFLMSLRLLSNLIAPFKQVTTQQCSCADMRSSLTHCGYTCTCAGGEEWPSAVWDKLFIRIGCGKWACPIGLDSTLSTTHWVLPGVVDMRIRSMQINRGTCVYPGDVH; encoded by the coding sequence CCAAGCCACCGGCAATGCAACCATTAATGATTCAAACGGCAATGTAATCACGGTCACAACCAACAGCGGCACCACGACTTTCACGGACACGCTGGGCACTACCGCGCTGACAGCTTCAGGTACGCCGCCTGGCAATGTTACCTACTGCTATCCCTCTCCGACCAATCCCAGCCAGCAGACTTGCTTTACTGTGACCTATTCGCAGTACACAGTGCAGACACACTTTCTCTGCTCGGGTATAAATGAGTACTCAAGTCCTTCGCCAGTGTCGTTCATCACTGGGATCACTCTTCCCGGCGGAGGGTCCTACTCCATTGGCTACGAGCAGACACCTGGATTTGGCTCGGGCTATGTAACGGGCCGAATTAACTCGATTTCCATACCTACAGGTGCCGCGATTACCTACACATACACTGGCGGGAATAACGGTGTCGAATGCGCAGACGGCAGCACTGCTGGCATAACTCGCCAAATCAATAACAATGGGTCAGTCGCAACATGGACATATACACGTTCGGGATCGACTCCCAATTGGACGACGACGGTCACCGATCCTCAGACCAACCAAACCCAAATCAATTTCAAAACTGACACGAATAATCTCAACTATTACGAAACCAGCCGCACGGTTACCGACCATACTCTTGGCCTGCTCAAAACCATCGTCACGTGCTACAACTCTTGCAACAACAATGCCCTTACCTTGCCGGTTACGGACCTCTATACATACACCGAATTCCCGAATACCAGCGGACGAACAAGTCTGGTCCACACGGCACTTGACCCGACGTACGGTCGAGTGACCGAAACCGACGAGTATGATTTCGGATCGAAAGGGAGTGGCACGCAAGGTGCTCTCCTGCGCAAAACCACCATGCAGTACGCTTCCTTAGGAGCTATTGCTGATCATCCCTCCCAAGTCACCGTCTACGACGGTAATGCGCACGTCAAAGCTCAAACGACATATAGCTATGATCAGTGGGGACCCGCCACCACAACTGGAACACCACAGCACATTTCCGTGAGCGGTCCCCGCGGAATGCTCACAACTCTTCAACGATGGACTCAAGGAAGCAACTGGATTACAGATCAGTTCTATTATTTCGACACAGGCATGCTTGACTGGCGTTGGGACCCGAATGGATCTCAAGAATACTATACGTATGGAGACTGCGGTAATTCCTTCCTGACAAATGACAGCCGCTACGGAGGCTTGCACACCTCCGCACATTGGGATTGCAATGGGGGTCTACTGCTTTGGACAAAGGATGAGAACAGTCGCCAGACCACATACACATATGGTGATGCAAACTATTGGCGTGCAACGGAAATAGATTATCCCGACGGCGGCCAGACCACTTTTACATACTACACGGCAGCCCCAGTGCCTTGGGCTGTGGTCACAACACAAAAGATCGATAGCGGGGGTCGAACACTCTCAACCACGACTCAATACGACGGCCTCGGAAGATCGATGCTGCAGTTCAGTACTGATCCTGACGCAAGTGGCGGCAACGATTACGTCGGCATAGGCTATGACAGCTTAGGGCGAGTCTCAGCGGTTTCTAACCCTTATGCCACGACAAGCGATCCGACTTATGGCACGACAGTGTATTCCTACGATTCCTTGGATCGCATCACCAAAATTACTCGACCCGACAACAACACTGTACTCTACAGCTATAGTGGCGCTGCTGTCTCCACACAGGACGAGGGCAACGGCAACATTCGTGTGCAGAGAATCTCTCAAGTCGACGGACTGGGCCGAATCACATCGGTATGCGAACTGAGCTCAAACACCTTAGTTGGAAGTAATGGCTCTCCCGGAGCGTGCGGTCAGGATATTGCGGCGACTGGATTTCTTACTTTGTATACCTACGATAGTCCCGTCAACACGATGCAGATCGCACAGCCGGGTTTAAACAATCGGTCTATCACTTATGACGGCTTGTCGCGTGTGGTTAGCGAAACAAATCCCGAGTCCGGTACAACAACGTACTTCTACGACACGGGCAGCCCGGGCGACCTTTATCAACGAGTCCGCCCGAGCCCCAATCAGAACGCGGGCTATACGCTCACGACCACGTATAGTTACGATCAATTGCATCGCCTTACGCAAATTCAATACAGCGATAACAATCCCTCTCCTCCGTACACCACTCCAGGAACAACATTTCAGTACGATCAGACCAGCATTTGGGGCGTCACTCCTCAAAACCCGCTGGGCAGACTGACCCATACCTATCGTGGATCAGGCAACAGCTGTGCTGGCAATGTCCTGAGCTATGATGCGATGGGACGCGTGGTGAATGAGTGGCAACAAACACCAACACAGTGCGGCGGTAACACCACGTGGCCGGTTTCCTACTCCTACGACTACCTTGGCAACTTACTCTCCTGGTCGAACGGTATGGGGCCAACCCTCAACAACACCTACAATACCGCCGGACGGCTGCTCACAGTCTCAAGCTCGCTCAGCGATAGCTCCCATCCCAATCCACTGCTTACAGGGGCATCAGACCATCCTTCAGGGGTGAAGTACAATCCTCTCGCTCAAGTGGTGTCGGCAAAATTCGGTGATGGGATGTCGGATACTCTCAGCTATGATTCGCGTGGGCGGCTAAGTTCAGTTCTCAATGGCAATTTGGTCTACAGTCTTGGGCTAACCTACAATCCTAACAGTACCGTAAAGGTAAGCAATGAGTCCTACAACAAGAAATGGACTTACTCCTACGACGAATTCAACCGGCTGCAGACCGCTTCCAAAACTGGACAGGGCTTTTCCTATGACTATGACCGGTATGGAAACCGCTGGCACCAGAACGTAACGGCTGGCAGCGGGTACAATATCCTATACAGCTTCGATGCCAACAACCATATCACTCCTGACAACTACGTAACCTACGACGCTGCAGGCAACGTAATCAGCGATGGCTCTAACAACTACACTTACGATGCTGAGGGTATGGTGATATCGGCGAACAACGGCAATGGCAGGTACTTCTACGATGCCTTCAATCGGCGAGTTCAAAGGATTTACGGCTCAACCTATGACTACGCCTACGATCAGCAGGGCAGAGTGATCGGAGTATCGTCCGGCGGATCGATGTACCGGGGCGAGCTTTATGCAGGCGCCTGGCACATAGGGACGTATTTCGGTACCGGCACCTACTTCAACCAGTTAGACTGGCTTGGGACCGAGCGGGTACGCGCAGATTGGACAGGAGCAGTGTATGAGTCCTGCCAGAATACGCCGTTCGGGGACGGCCAGACCTGTACGGGCGGCGAGTCGAGTCTCATCCACTTTGCCGGAATGGAAAGCGATCCCGAAACGAACGATGGCGACAGCAGCGTCAGCCATACCTGGAATCGGCAATACTCGCCGACCGAAGGCCGCTGGCTGACCGCTGATCCGGCTGCTCAGGCAGTCGCCAATCCCGGTAATCCCCAGAGCTGGAACCAATATTCGTACGTGATGAATAATCCAACCACCTTTATCGATCCGCTGGGACTTGATGGTTCCCAACCGAGCATATGGATTAACGCGTTCTGCCAGGCCGATCCGATATTCTGCGCAGCAACGCCAGCCGAGGCGTATCAACTTTGCGTGTTCATCGGTCTATGCGGCGACAACTCAAGCGGCAACACGGGAAGTGGAGGAAATGGAACTGGCAGTGCGGGGCCGACGCCATCTGCAGCTAGCAACAGTAAGCCGCCGTTGAGTGGTGAGACCAATGGGATACCGAATGGATTTCGCATTCCACGCCAGAACATCTGGAACGTGCTCTTGCCGGGGAGTATGCAATGCGACTTCGGCGTGTGCGTGCCGATTGGAAACGGCGTGCTGGGCGGGACACTATCCTCGACGTTTTCTCTTGATCCTGGGTTTCTCATGAGCTTGAGGTTGCTGTCTAACTTGATTGCCCCCTTTAAGCAGGTTACGACACAGCAGTGTAGTTGTGCCGATATGCGAAGTAGTTTGACGCATTGTGGCTACACGTGTACATGCGCTGGAGGCGAGGAATGGCCGTCAGCTGTTTGGGATAAGCTTTTTATCAGAATTGGTTGCGGAAAGTGGGCGTGCCCGATTGGTCTCGATTCCACGCTGAGCACAACCCATTGGGTACTGCCGGGTGTAGTTGATATGAGAATTAGGTCAATGCAGATCAACAGAGGTACTTGTGTTTATCCGGGGGATGTCCATTAA